In the Carboxydothermus hydrogenoformans Z-2901 genome, one interval contains:
- a CDS encoding daunorubicin resistance protein DrrA family ABC transporter ATP-binding protein, producing the protein MAVIEVTGLTKRFKEVEAVKGVDLTVNEGEVFGFLGPNGAGKTTTISMLCTILKPDGGQGQVAGYDLWREKDKVRQNIGLVFQDPTLDRNLTAYENLWFHALIYGIPARERRERIEMVLKMVELYERKDSLVQTFSGGMKRRLEIARGLLHHPKILFLDEPTVGLDPQTRAHIWDYIHKIRKEKGITIFLTTHYMDEAENCDRIAVIDQGKIIALDTPDNLKQMVGNNIVYINSPEAAGIVTFIKEKFNLEAKLVKNQVVVEVKEAETFIPALLRELSFPVTSVSIKKPTLDDVFLKLTGREIRDEVGENHRTPKFRRRRWR; encoded by the coding sequence ATGGCGGTTATTGAGGTAACCGGACTTACCAAGCGCTTTAAAGAGGTTGAAGCGGTGAAAGGGGTGGACCTTACCGTTAATGAAGGTGAGGTCTTTGGTTTTTTAGGACCCAATGGAGCCGGCAAAACTACTACTATTTCCATGCTTTGTACAATTTTAAAACCCGATGGGGGCCAGGGCCAGGTGGCGGGTTATGACCTGTGGCGGGAGAAGGATAAGGTCAGGCAAAATATTGGGTTAGTTTTTCAGGACCCAACGCTGGACCGGAATTTAACGGCCTACGAAAACCTATGGTTTCATGCTTTAATCTATGGCATTCCCGCCCGGGAACGCCGGGAGCGGATTGAGATGGTTCTTAAGATGGTGGAGCTTTATGAACGAAAGGACAGTCTGGTACAGACTTTTTCCGGCGGCATGAAGCGAAGACTGGAAATCGCCCGGGGGCTTTTACACCATCCGAAAATTCTTTTTTTAGATGAACCGACGGTTGGTCTTGACCCGCAAACTAGGGCCCACATTTGGGATTATATCCATAAAATTCGCAAAGAAAAAGGGATTACTATCTTTCTTACTACCCACTACATGGATGAGGCGGAAAACTGCGACCGGATTGCGGTAATCGATCAGGGTAAGATTATTGCCTTAGATACCCCGGACAATTTAAAGCAAATGGTTGGAAATAATATCGTCTACATAAACTCTCCGGAAGCAGCGGGAATTGTTACTTTTATTAAAGAAAAGTTTAATTTAGAAGCCAAGCTCGTAAAAAATCAGGTAGTGGTGGAAGTAAAAGAAGCGGAAACCTTTATCCCGGCCCTTTTGCGGGAACTTTCTTTTCCGGTGACTTCGGTGTCCATCAAAAAGCCAACCCTTGATGATGTGTTTTTAAAACTTACCGGACGGGAAATACGGGATGAAGTAGGGGAAAACCATAGAACACCTAAATTTAGGCGCAGGAGGTGGCGGTGA
- a CDS encoding ABC transporter permease, whose translation MAALWAIFYRELIRYWREKIRIITSLVQPAIWLFVMGGGMGAAFTGPGGVNYRTFIFPGIVGMTVLFSAVFSSISIVWDREFGFLKEVLVSPASRESIVLGKALGGATTAVIQGMIILIFAPAVGINLSFSMVVKAFVTMYFIALTMAAFGIVIAARMQSMQGFQFVTNFIVMPLFFLSGAIYPLKGIPGWLATLAAIDPLAYGIDLLKHVFLPYHEYSLATDITVMAGFCLLFLFLGVLLFKKDG comes from the coding sequence ATGGCGGCTCTCTGGGCGATTTTTTACCGGGAGTTAATTCGCTACTGGCGAGAAAAAATCAGGATAATAACTTCGTTAGTTCAGCCGGCCATCTGGCTTTTTGTCATGGGCGGTGGAATGGGAGCAGCTTTTACCGGACCCGGTGGAGTTAACTACCGTACTTTTATTTTTCCAGGAATTGTGGGTATGACCGTATTGTTTTCGGCGGTATTTTCGTCAATTTCCATTGTTTGGGACCGGGAGTTCGGGTTTTTAAAAGAAGTGTTGGTCTCCCCGGCTTCCCGCGAAAGTATTGTTTTGGGGAAAGCCCTGGGGGGAGCTACCACTGCGGTTATTCAGGGGATGATTATTTTAATTTTTGCTCCGGCAGTTGGAATCAATCTTTCTTTTTCCATGGTGGTAAAAGCTTTTGTTACCATGTATTTTATTGCCCTTACCATGGCGGCTTTTGGAATTGTGATTGCTGCCCGGATGCAGTCGATGCAGGGGTTTCAATTTGTCACGAACTTTATTGTAATGCCATTATTTTTCTTAAGTGGAGCTATCTACCCTTTAAAAGGAATTCCCGGTTGGTTGGCTACTTTGGCTGCGATTGACCCTCTGGCTTACGGGATTGATCTTTTAAAGCACGTATTTCTGCCCTACCATGAATATAGCTTAGCTACCGATATTACGGTGATGGCTGGATTTTGTTTATTGTTTTTATTTTTGGGGGTACT